The DNA window CGTCCACAGTGGGGACACTTCCTGACAGTCACCGGGATCTCCATCTCTTGTTGCTCAGTTTCAATTATCTCCTGAGCTTCACCCAAATATGCTGACAGAGCTTCATCTAGCCTGAAGCGGCACAGAGATTTACTTCATCATTTAGATTAACAAGCAACAGTCACTAATtctagaagtagtagtagtatgatggaatagggatgtcccgatcacaTAAATCTAAGAATCTGCCAATACCATGTCCCAAACTGATACCCAGAAAATGTATtaagttggggggaaaaagtccaAATGTCTCTTGTCCACCCAATTTATATCGAGCTATGTCAACagcataatctttttttttaaatatgaagctCCAAAATAAGattgcaaacaaattgtttaaaacatatattttctATGAATAAACTTAGAGCAAATAAACTCACCCAATCCCATAATGTTagtatttttaattgtggtttgttgaagatttttttaattgcaatctttgtgtcaatataaatatagaaatatgatCAAATATGctgtatataaaaatgtttgcatTATAAATGGATATTTCAGTCGATTGTTCGATCACTGCCAGCCCCCCAgtctaattggattggatgactCTTGCCATCAATAGCAGCTAAGGAGTTAATACTGAAAAAAGTTaagtaatacattaaaaaaaaaaaaattttttacccgattccgatcctctgaaaatgacacgATCAGGCCTGATTTCCAATACATTTCGATTCGATTTCTGACCGCGGACATCCCTATGATGGAATATTACACAACACTAACTTCTTTGCCTTCCTAACTGATTCAATGAAGACAGCCTTGTATTTCTGGATGTGGTGCTGCAACGCAATACTTTTGTCCTTCCTTCCCTCTGAAACCAGTTTGAGGTCTGCCTCTAATTCAGCCCGCAGGTGGGGTTTTGACATTTCATACCCCATGGCATTGTAAcctaagcattaaaaaaaacatttgaaacctTCTTAAAACTCTAGCATGAGAATGTGAATTTGTCTATATACCTTCAACCAGTCCCATGCCAAGTTCCCCAGGGAGAAATCTCTGGTCAGCTGTCAAGCCCACGTACATACGACTTTTTATTGTTTCGATGTGGTCTGCATGTGTTGCATCGGTGCCTGTTAAAATCAATGATAAGATTAATGGAGGTGTGCTTAAAATAGgtcatatggaaaaaaatacaatacaggcCATTTTATATCAAAATATTGATATGCTATAATACAATAGATTTTTAATTACTTGGTGAATCATTATACAATAATTATAACAGCTCTTCTTTCGCCCACTCACTTTTTCTAGTTGATGTTAAACTGActagccacaaatgttaaatgcatCCCTTAATGCTGCAAACTAATCCGTGAGCAAAAGCACCACAGTACAATACATATTTTatcttaaaatgtaaatatatctaATTATCAATCAATATTTTTGAGTAATGTTTTTGGCATTTTATCATTTAAGTCTAATATGATtactaatgaatgaataaattttgATATTGGAACGAAATGTGCCATCTGTGTGGATTATGtttgctattttcaattttttgcatACATTACACATGTACAgtcctgtatatatatatatatatatatatatatatatatatatatatatatatatatatatatatatatatatatatatatatatatatatatataaatatagagagagagagagagagagaactgtACATAAGTaatgtatgcaaaaaacacatacatatattatatgcatacacacatttatacaaaCAAATCAACAAATGTGTGCTTTGTGATCTACCAATGCCATGTTTCTCCATTAGTGCTATAAGGTCAGCTTCAGTGAGTAGCTGCGGTGGACTCGTCTGACCGTCTACCATCTCGATGGCAGAGGGCTGGAATTGTGAACCTCGTTCATACACTGGAATCACCTACATTAGCGCAAAAACTTAGTTTTAATAATTAGGTATCCTATCCTGATCTTTGATGCTTCACATCACACTAAACCTGTCTTACCTTCGCGCTCCACCTGTCATAAGGATAAACATCCAGGTAATTCCTTGCAATGATCATGAGTCCCGAAGTGGAAAACTTCTCCTGAGCGATGTCTATATCGACAATAGTTTCCTGCCCCAAAGCATCTTGGGACACACAAGCCAGGAAGTGCCGGACAATGAACTCATACACACGTTCTTCATTTCCCTGAGATAGAAAATGTAACactgatgttaaaaaaaaaaacgtaaaagaGAGACAGATTCTGCCTACCTGCAGCATGCTTGTGTATTTAGTAGGGTGTATAGGGGGATGGGCTTGGTCAGAATTTTTGCCCTGTCGTGGGTTGGGACCCCCAGGCTGGGCAAGCACCCGCTGGGCAAATGCCCCCCACTCTGGACTCTCCGTTTGCTGTTCCACCAAAGGGCTGAGCGCAAGGGATGATGGGAAAATGTTTGTCTCCGTGCGTGGGTAGCTGATGAACCTTCGCAGAAAcagaatgaaatgtttttcaattcaatccaaGAGTGTTCAAAATATTGAGAGAAAGGTTTAACCATGAAAGACAAAGTCCCCATAATAACACCACACAAGCAAATCACACAAAAATGCTATTTCACACTCACCCATTTGTGTAAAGTTTTTCGGCAATTTTCATAGTTTCTTTGGCacttattttcagttttctagAGGCCAGTTTTTCCAGCTCCTGatggatgaataaaaacaaaaggctGGTGAGGCCAAAAGATGGAAAGACAAGGGTGTGGATGATTTACCACAGTGTCCAAAGGTAGAGGTCTCCATTTGCTCTTGGGCTTGCTGGTTACTGAGGTGACTGTTGCCATGGGATCCTGCGAATGAGTTAAAAGCACAAATTTGACAATAACATTTGCAAGTATACTCCCTTGTCACTCAAATACATGGTTTACTATGGCAATTTTCCTTAGAAGTAGTCCATTACTGCATGGTACCATTCTCACTTAGAATACGTACATTATTCTTTCAAGATACCTCAATAAGACACAGCACGTCAGAGATTATAACACATTATGTGTCTAATGTCGTATCCAATGTATTGAGTTTGGATTTCATTCAGATTAacattgtgtttattttatgctgcagttTTGTAGATGAGTAGTAGCATATTTCCACACAGGCACACAGAGAGTGGGCAGTAACCTTGATAATTACATTGTCAAATACAGCCCTGCAATTATCGCCATATATTAGACACGTGAAGAGTTTCAGTTTCTTTTCTAAAATCCGTTTGATTCGTTCAATTAGTCATCCAGCTACGGTAACAGCAATacgtaaaacaaaaacaaaaaaaatactgtcatccttcaccacttggCGGTTTCAACATTTCAGTACATCGCGGTATTTTATATggtatccaaataaaaaatgtcaaaattcacgcttaTTTATTGACAATTGGTAAATTTTGCAAAAGCCTATGAATGTTGGATCAAAATTTTCGTCTTTGTCTGAGCACAAGATTATGCCTTGCCATACAAATTTGCACTTTTTAAGAGGCTATCACTCGAAAAGGTTACCAAAATAATTCTTAACCAGTATCCCACTTTGCTAGGCTTTTTGCAAAGCAGTGAAGCTGCTGAAAAAGGTGGCAGAGCAGGTTGTGTAAAGAAGCTCTCATCACCCCTCACCAAATTAACCCTTCATTTTTTGGATTATGTGCTACCATTCCTTAGTGAATTCAACAAGTTGTTTCAAGCTGAggaaacaaaaaatggatttcttAATGATGAAATGAATAGACAATTAAGAAAGTTAATGGTGAAAGTTGTAAAGATGTGTAACATCAAAGGCAAAGATTTGCAAAAAGTGGACATTAATGACAGGAGCCTGCAGCATGATGACAAAACTGTAGCAATTGCAGTGGACACAAGAAGGAGCCTACTTGATCTTAAAGAGGAAGGATTAGACTCAAAAGTCACAAACACCTTTTTCAGCAATGTGAGATCCTATTATGAATCAGtagttaaataaatgtttaaaaaagtttCCATGGAATGATCAAGTAATCAGGGATCTTGTTGTGCTGGACCCAAACAAAAGggatactttagattagattatacaCCAATTGTCAGGTTGGGAGAGAGGTTTGCTCCTGAAGTGGATCCCGGGCACCTCAAAGATGAATTTGAAGAGTACCAGCTATTGTATGATGTAGActtcaataaaaaagaaaatggaagtcCGGATGACACTTGGAAAGGAATTCTTAACCTCAAAACTCTAAGGGACACAGAACGGTTTCCTCTGCTAAAACAAGTAATGGAAGCCACCCCCTCTCTTCCCTACAGCAATGTGAGCGTGTCTTCAGCCAAGTCCGGAAAGTTCAAACAGAGTTTAGGAAATCATTAGCTCCATTGATTCTTACTGCCCAGCAGTATTGCAAAATGAACATGGAGGGATGTTGCTTTTTTAAGTAAGATGAAGAACATTTGAACTTGGCAAGGAAGGCAGTTTCAGAGTACAATGCCAATCATGTATATaccaaatgtgtcaaagtggcggcccaggggccaaatctggcccgctgcatcattttgtgtggcccgggaaagtaaatccttggttcttttaatgcatttattaaaaaaaatctaaatattatgacgttaaaacggcccgcgaaccaacccgagtctgacacccttgatgtatacagtcatccctcgaatatcgcggttaatgtagaccagacatggccgtgttaatcgaaaaatcgcgaagcaGGGTCACCCCAATTATaactttgttttcctttttttcctcagtgtggagtcctagtagcaagagtggcttccgcttcccAGTTTCAGCATGGATATTCACATtattatgaactttaaaaaaataaaacatcttttttttccttcagtgctgagtcctagtagcaaaggtggcttccgcttacgagtttcagcgtggattttcacattagtCTATTTAAATGTTCTTGTTGGTGCTGATTTACATGAGGATACTGATGTCCATACAATGATTTTTATAGCCAGTCATACAGATTTATGTAGTCTTAGGTTGAGAGGTTTGCCCAATATGTTGTATGTATAAAAAcctattcattcgttttctgaaccgcttatcctcataagggtcactatcccagctgactttggggccagaggcaggggacaccctgaatcagtagcCAGCTGATCGGAGAGCACGGGGAGACGGACAAGCAttaacactcacactcataactaggggcaatttagaatgtccaacccgcctaccatgcatgttattggaatgtgggaggaaaccggagtaccgggagaaaacccaagcaggccaggggagaaaactccacacagaaggaccaacctggatttgaacccaggaccccagaactgtgaggccaacacgcaaACCACTCTAGCCGCTGGGCTGCCTCTATATAATCAGTGAAGTGAAAATATCCTTTATACCTTTGTCACTCATCAAACagaaacatttattttccatggTTTGGAgcactgttgaaaaaaaaaaacatcaataaaaacTATTCTTGACTCTGTAGTGGATCTTCGATAATACACAGTCGACCCAAACACGATGATTCATATCACATTAAAAAGTCCAACTTGCTACCAACTCAACAAGTGTATGAAGTGACAGGCAATGCAATGCTTTGCTATGCTAATATTTTGTTACACCAATCATTAAAAGGAATATAAAGTACTCTACCTCCATGCAGATCTGGTACAGCACTAAGCATGCAGTGTGGTTGAAGAGACGGTATCTTTTCCATCCAAACTCTACAGTGTCTTCCTCCACCTCATGAAAAACTGAATCCAAGAAGCAAAAGGGTCACGATTTAAATCTAAATCCAATTTTCTGTGAAGAAAACATCAAACCTTTTGGGCTCTACGTAGATATGTACCTTTGATCTTGTAGAAAGTTTCAGGAATGAATGCTTGGATGGCTTTGAAACGCTCCACCACAAAACCAAGAGTGGGAAACTGGCAGCTGCCATAAGAGATGAGCTGATTCGCCAGAGACTGTGGGAAGATCTTCTGTAGGCGAAGGGTTTGGAATCGAGTGAAGGATGCTCCTGGATATGTGCAGAAAGAAATGTAATCATAAAGTCACGAGGATATCAACTCCTTATTTTATCATCTGAAGCATCTAAAGATATTGAGAAGTTTTTTGTTCTGAATCTTACAGCATTATAACATTCTTTAGGTGCCTCCTCACCTATTCTCAGGTCAAGCTCTTGGCGGACATCAACGGCATCACTGATGTTAACATTTGGCTCTGATAGAGTCTCACAAGCTCTCCGAATGGAGTTGGGGGTGATTTCAGAAAACTTTGCCCGAAGCACTTGCAAGTTGGGCTTCACTGAAAATATAGCATAAgaacaaagaacaaaaatatttgcatttgagctgcagtacctgaagaaaaatgCGGAGAAAGGTCTGAACACCAAATATTGCTATCTCAATTTTTGCAGTTAAAATTTCAATTAAGCTTACCTGCTTTACAGACATCAATGATTTCAAAGCCAATGTTTTCTCCTTCTCTGTCACAGTCAGTCCAGATAATTAAGGCCTGGCATTGTCTCACTTCCTTTTCCAACGTGCGCTGCAAAAGACGAATGAGAACGAATGGGAAGTTAGAACaggtgaaaaataaggtaaaatttaagtcagttATTTGCATATtatagtgacatttattaagatgttttattaatgaatatgaatcattatattttattatgcctagatcatttatgggtagtagacattcacctgcttatggcaggtctgatactggtgtgtgcccatagcgagcacttctgatgttgctcacagtgttcctcagtgtgctcagggaggttgtctgtatggccagacatgaaaaaatagagggaacattggtgtgtAGGTGGACTTTTAAAGGAAGACTAACAGGTCTTTGAGGGTCAGAATCCTAGTTGATCCacaggtgttcaaatacttaccgtattttctcgcatattagccgcctccgtgtataagccgtacccttacaattgccttaaaatcgttgaattttacaatttatctcgtataacacgccccctgattcaaaatgttcatttccatgttcatggtttgaatagggagcacaaatgtgttactttgaagggaaaatcttaagaaaaataattgcacGGGGTAAttctaagatactgtatgaatcgtcTGCtgaattgcacattcctaaagggtgttgtctgcacgtcgaaaaattcaaaaagtaagtcatgtgagcagtacaaccaggaagtgtgtcctgAGTGGTCTAGTTTGCCAtccttaggtaagatggcggcaccctgagcgagcaatggcatgcacaagtgagttttttcacgttttatgcaagacacgattaatttttttcttgaatttccttcatggacgtcaaaataaattttgtttagccttttatctgtttatcttttttcaattttgaaataaatgaccgtatgcagtttcatgcatgtcaagtctaatttgtgcgcatgtaAGACGTACCCTCGATtgggtcatcatttttttgcaacaaatatggcgtatatgcgagaaaatacagaatTTGCAGCgatatcacaattttttttatttcttttttaaaatcatacattacgatttctggatttttagATTATCTCTCGCACAGTGCACATGCACCAACGAGGAAAATTTCAAACCCATCCATGAGTTCTAAGTGGGGGGGAACTTGCAATATGgcagggtgttcaaatactCTCACTGTATATGGCTATAATGCTGTGATGGCAATgttcaaattatgaaaaaaaaacatttagatgCTCTTTTTCTCTCCTTCTAGATACATTTCTGTGGTAGCAGATTCGGACTTGGTATCAACAGTTCGACAAAATCAAGCGACTCGGACAGATGCGaaaatatgtgatcgggacatccctagtgAATTTGTTTGAATACAAATAATGATGTGCTGTTTTTCGTTTGTATTGGTTGGAGAGATAAGGAGACGTACCTTAATTTGTATCATACCATCTGGACAATACTTCTGAACTTCAGCATCAAACAATAGCACTGGATTGCAGCTGTGCCTTGgagcaaaaaatgtaaatgcaaaatTGATATATGAAGGTAGTGTCACTTAATGCACATAGGAAACCTAACAGCGTatatcaggggtgcccaactatGGTCcctgagggcccctatccagtctgttttctatatCTACCTCCTTTACCATAACGTTTCTCAACCACTGTGCCGGAGGAAATTAAGTCATATATTGCAATATCccaagagaatttttttaatattacgatattaaaattgaactacaatagtaccttgacatacgagtgccccgacatgtgagcaatttgagatacgagtaaaattttgagcaaatatttatcttgagatacgagactaattttgatcccctgtccctctctctctcccctccacgaaatctgtctaattttagtactattaaccacattttagtaccattaaaccactatttatttgttactttgttaatagatggcaaattagaacaaataaaaatgtttttccaatccattatcctgtttttggtgttttttcagagggctggaacaaattaatttgtttttagttcatttctatgggaaacgttcgtttgagttacgagtaaatcgacatacgagctcagtcccggaacacattaagctcgtatctcgaggtaccactgtattacaatcttaaaatcaaaatgtgatgaacattaaatcatagattattctattacaagattcaaatggtaaaacagtcattttgttgcttatttttctgtaaCGTGGACAGGAAGTTGTTTGGCTTCACAGACTTCAAAttttgtcgacgttaagtctgtgtgagcactaCTCTTTGCCTAATGCGAGGAGTTGGGAAACACCGCTCTACCACACCTGATTCAAATGCTGAACTCATCAGAAAGCTGTCCAAAAGCTTGATACTGATCCTAATTATTTGATTCTTGGAGGAGGCAGATATGGCAAACAGACTGGATatgggccctcaaggactggaGTTAGGCACCCCTGGCATATAACAATTAAACATTCATTTGGACTTTGGGCACAggtgggcaccctgaattggtgaccagccaatcgcagggcacaaggagacagacaaccatgaaCTTACCATTTCTGATAAGAAGCATTAAATTCATGACCCAGTAGATGGCCTGAAACTGATGTCATTGACACCATCACATTCTAGTAGATGCCGGTGCAGACATAAGAAAAGCAATTAGaggaaatacatatacatatacaacatatatattatttcattttgttcACATACCTGACCAAAGAGATGATATTCAAACTCATATATCTTATTAAACTTGGACAAGCCTTCtctctaaaagaaaaaaagaaaagaaggaacACCATTACCATCATGTGTAGAAGAAATTAGCAAGCAGAACTGAATCATCTACAAGAGCTTGGATTCAGAACGGTGCATCGCTCAAAGACATCTTAAGAATTTCATGCACGAATTctaattcatattcatttttttctactctTGATAGACCACACATtggctgtccaatccattttgactgggaggggcaaatgactGAAAGTTTGTTCCACCCAgccaaaatggtttggacgtctggCATCCTTAagggcactgaaagatgaacatTAATTGCAAGTCCTCTCTGTTTAAAtggaattgaaaattaaatacatgtaattaataaaaattaaatagggGCCCGACGAAGGAGTGGttggcgcgtcagcctcacaactctgtggtcgagagttcgatcccaggttggtcttcactgtgtagagtttgcatggtctccccgggcttgcgtgggttttctccgggtactctggattcccacattccaaaaatatgcaaggtaggctgaccGAACATTCCCAATTgcagtgtgaatgattgtctgtctccttgtgccctgcgattggatagccac is part of the Stigmatopora argus isolate UIUO_Sarg chromosome 14, RoL_Sarg_1.0, whole genome shotgun sequence genome and encodes:
- the top3a gene encoding DNA topoisomerase 3-alpha, whose product is MQVASLLAKHLLGLGQRRPCFQPKCRSSTQNSLTTLDIMRRGQIKRVLCVAEKNDAAKGISEIMSNGSSMRREGLSKFNKIYEFEYHLFGQNVMVSMTSVSGHLLGHEFNASYQKWHSCNPVLLFDAEVQKYCPDGMIQIKRTLEKEVRQCQALIIWTDCDREGENIGFEIIDVCKAVKPNLQVLRAKFSEITPNSIRRACETLSEPNVNISDAVDVRQELDLRIGASFTRFQTLRLQKIFPQSLANQLISYGSCQFPTLGFVVERFKAIQAFIPETFYKIKVFHEVEEDTVEFGWKRYRLFNHTACLVLYQICMEDPMATVTSVTSKPKSKWRPLPLDTVELEKLASRKLKISAKETMKIAEKLYTNGFISYPRTETNIFPSSLALSPLVEQQTESPEWGAFAQRVLAQPGGPNPRQGKNSDQAHPPIHPTKYTSMLQGNEERVYEFIVRHFLACVSQDALGQETIVDIDIAQEKFSTSGLMIIARNYLDVYPYDRWSAKVIPVYERGSQFQPSAIEMVDGQTSPPQLLTEADLIALMEKHGIGTDATHADHIETIKSRMYVGLTADQRFLPGELGMGLVEGYNAMGYEMSKPHLRAELEADLKLVSEGRKDKSIALQHHIQKYKAVFIESVRKAKKLDEALSAYLGEAQEIIETEQQEMEIPVTVRKCPHCGRDMVLKKKREGNSKFLSCVGFPACKTALWFPDTVLEVSRDDSICSTCHPQPVHMLKLKFRRGSLPAMMPLEFVGCIGGCDETLREILDLKYLRGGGGGGGGREGSHPNSRRPARPQIQSSNPGSCAPPSAPSWMPQLRPPPGGNNISALDNSDVIVCNCGQDAILLTVRKEGPNQGRQFYKCNSGACNFFLWGDQSNQQVAPQNHWPPPPPPPRVSQPPRQSLGFRNATEGGGSGPERDTRGLKCNCNGATVMRVVQKDGPNKGRIFHTCGKPRDQQCNFFQWGDENVSPSGGFGNGGFNNNEDGGKRGRKTTGDKPLAAKKPRSCGICHMPGHTRVKCPQR